A genomic window from Streptomyces brevispora includes:
- a CDS encoding UBP-type zinc finger domain-containing protein yields the protein MSECSHVSDLPRPEPVPLSETCLECRAAGTQPVQLRLCLACGHIGCCDSSPLQHATTHFEDTGHPVMRSFEPGESWRWCFEDGSIV from the coding sequence ATGAGTGAGTGCTCGCACGTATCAGACCTGCCGCGCCCTGAGCCCGTGCCCCTCAGCGAGACCTGTCTCGAATGCCGGGCAGCGGGCACCCAACCCGTACAGCTGCGACTCTGCCTGGCCTGCGGCCATATCGGCTGCTGTGATTCGTCACCCCTGCAGCACGCCACCACGCACTTCGAGGACACCGGTCACCCAGTGATGCGAAGTTTCGAACCCGGCGAAAGCTGGCGCTGGTGCTTCGAGGACGGTTCGATCGTCTGA
- a CDS encoding Na+/H+ antiporter codes for MYALPLVALVAASAAMAGLARRTPVPAPLLLVAMGLIGSYVPGVPTYTLSAHIVLPLLLPPLLYTAAVDSSYLDLRANLRPVALLSVGYVLFATFAVGWLAYRLVPDLPLTAALVLGAVIAPPDAVTAAAIARRVGLPARVTTILQGESLVNDATAITAYKVALAAAVGEGMSWGAGIGEFFLAAVGGVGVGLVLMVPLHWLRTHLKEALLQNTLSLLIPFVAYAAAERVHASGVLAVVVVALYLGHRAWQVDFATRLQEAAVWKMVAFVLESAVFALIGLQLPFVLRGLGAYAVVDTVWYAVAVFLAVVVVRFVWVYPATYLPRWMSKRIRDREPETDWTAPLIVGWAGMRGVVSLAIAFSIPTLTAGGAHFPARNLVLFLTFTTVIGTLVVQGLTLPLLVRVLRLPGRDLQTETLAEAQAQSEASAAAEARLEELLTDERNQLPQPLVDRLRTVLERRRNAVWERLGASNPVTGESADDTYRRLAGEMIAAEREVFVRLRDERAIDDEMLRTLLRRLDLEEAAAYREEADG; via the coding sequence ATGTACGCATTGCCGCTGGTGGCACTGGTCGCGGCCAGTGCGGCGATGGCGGGGCTGGCCCGCCGTACGCCGGTGCCCGCCCCACTGTTGCTGGTGGCCATGGGGCTGATCGGCTCGTATGTGCCGGGGGTGCCGACGTACACGCTGAGCGCGCACATCGTCCTGCCGCTCCTGCTGCCACCGCTGCTCTACACGGCCGCCGTCGACAGCTCCTACCTGGACCTGCGGGCCAATCTCCGCCCCGTCGCGCTGCTCTCCGTCGGCTATGTGCTGTTCGCGACCTTCGCGGTCGGCTGGCTGGCGTACCGGCTGGTGCCCGATCTGCCGCTCACCGCGGCACTGGTGCTGGGCGCCGTGATCGCCCCGCCGGACGCGGTCACGGCCGCGGCCATCGCCCGCAGGGTCGGCCTGCCGGCCCGGGTCACGACGATCCTCCAGGGCGAGTCCCTGGTGAACGACGCCACCGCGATCACCGCGTACAAGGTGGCGCTGGCCGCGGCCGTCGGCGAGGGGATGAGCTGGGGCGCCGGCATCGGCGAGTTCTTCCTCGCGGCGGTCGGCGGTGTCGGGGTCGGCCTGGTGCTCATGGTGCCGCTGCACTGGCTCCGTACGCACCTGAAGGAGGCGCTGCTCCAGAACACCCTGTCGCTCCTGATCCCCTTCGTGGCGTACGCGGCGGCCGAACGCGTGCACGCCTCGGGGGTGCTCGCGGTGGTCGTCGTCGCGCTCTATCTGGGCCACCGGGCCTGGCAGGTGGACTTCGCGACCAGGCTCCAGGAGGCAGCCGTCTGGAAGATGGTCGCCTTCGTCCTGGAGTCCGCGGTCTTCGCCCTGATCGGCCTCCAGCTGCCCTTCGTACTGAGGGGGCTCGGTGCGTACGCCGTCGTGGACACCGTCTGGTACGCGGTGGCGGTGTTCCTGGCGGTCGTCGTGGTCCGGTTCGTCTGGGTCTATCCTGCGACCTACCTGCCCCGGTGGATGTCGAAACGGATCAGGGACCGGGAACCCGAGACCGACTGGACCGCGCCGCTGATCGTCGGCTGGGCCGGGATGCGCGGCGTCGTCTCGCTCGCCATCGCCTTCTCCATCCCGACGCTCACGGCCGGCGGCGCGCACTTCCCGGCCCGCAACCTGGTGCTCTTCCTGACGTTCACCACGGTCATCGGCACCCTGGTCGTGCAGGGGCTCACGCTGCCGCTCCTGGTGCGTGTACTGAGGCTTCCCGGGCGCGACCTGCAGACCGAGACGCTCGCCGAGGCACAGGCGCAGAGCGAGGCCTCCGCGGCCGCGGAGGCGCGGCTGGAGGAGCTGCTCACCGACGAGCGCAACCAGCTGCCCCAGCCGCTCGTCGACCGGCTGCGCACCGTCCTGGAGCGGCGCCGCAACGCCGTCTGGGAGCGGCTGGGGGCGTCGAATCCGGTGACGGGGGAGTCGGCGGACGACACCTACCGGCGGCTGGCCGGCGAGATGATCGCGGCCGAGCGCGAGGTCTTCGTACGGCTGCGGGACGAGCGGGCCATCGACGACGAGATGCTGCGGACCCTGCTCAGGCGCCTCGACCTGGAGGAGGCGGCGGCCTACCGGGAGGAGGCGGACGGCTGA